From the genome of Lawsonella clevelandensis, one region includes:
- a CDS encoding GDSL-type esterase/lipase family protein codes for MKPSRLIAGLTTSTILVGSLTLAPHALAEPTTPTPEPTQVPASPYSYAAIGDSATVGGSWFAPLGDLCGRNRVDYPNVLANNTGLQLNETACYGATTSNYQWTRPAGILNSPNPPQVKAIDKNTRMVTIQLGLRDIVGDGTNSLLTKCVSAWGKEYTSMLSGQPTELTGSPCRDTYGKATLKKFDGLQARLAAIYANAKTRTTSDTLVVAVGYAPLFNGAKNCWEGQLIPARDRQFYNDIYRKLNHTIRQAARQAGVPSFVPSKDLGIRSSCGVPGLRFTSLTGLPEASYPMGPTVAGQAHIALTLEQMWKGWKSTHSSLK; via the coding sequence ATGAAGCCTTCGCGACTTATCGCCGGCCTGACCACTAGTACCATCCTCGTCGGTAGCCTCACTCTCGCACCGCACGCTCTCGCCGAACCCACCACTCCCACCCCCGAACCCACCCAGGTTCCCGCCAGCCCTTACAGCTACGCAGCCATCGGAGACTCCGCCACCGTCGGCGGATCCTGGTTCGCCCCCTTGGGGGATCTATGCGGCCGTAACCGTGTGGACTACCCCAACGTCCTCGCCAACAACACCGGACTGCAGCTTAATGAAACTGCCTGCTACGGCGCCACCACCAGCAACTACCAGTGGACGCGCCCCGCCGGCATCCTCAACTCCCCCAACCCGCCGCAAGTTAAGGCCATCGACAAGAACACCCGTATGGTCACCATCCAGCTGGGCTTGCGTGACATTGTGGGAGACGGTACGAACTCGCTGCTCACCAAATGCGTCAGTGCGTGGGGCAAAGAGTACACCAGCATGCTCAGCGGCCAACCTACTGAACTCACCGGCAGCCCCTGCCGCGACACCTACGGCAAGGCCACCCTGAAAAAGTTTGATGGCCTGCAAGCCCGCCTGGCTGCCATCTATGCCAACGCCAAGACCCGCACTACCAGCGACACCCTGGTGGTCGCGGTCGGCTACGCCCCACTGTTTAATGGCGCCAAGAATTGTTGGGAGGGGCAGCTGATTCCGGCTCGCGACCGCCAGTTCTATAACGACATTTACCGTAAGCTCAACCACACTATCCGCCAGGCAGCCCGCCAAGCTGGAGTTCCGTCCTTTGTCCCCTCTAAGGACTTGGGTATCCGCTCTAGCTGCGGCGTTCCCGGTTTGCGCTTCACCAGCCTCACCGGCTTGCCGGAGGCCTCATATCCGATGGGCCCCACTGTTGCTGGCCAGGCACACATCGCTCTCACCCTTGAGCAGATGTGGAAGGGCTGGAAGAGCACCCACTCGTCGCTTAAGTAG
- a CDS encoding GDSL-type esterase/lipase family protein — protein MLRKASSLALGSLLAVGLTVAVSPAGFADSAPAAAPSVSQPAVPTALLTAAHQRPAADDAQAPDRHALDIDFDALTKPLDEPNYVAIGDSYSIASFAPTTIWEPCFRNWLDYPHLTSAQTGLPLVEPACIGGSGTGYWYSSKMKGTDMAVKVPYRELLNKQTKLVTINLGLNDIMLAYNKKLVRECMDAAYDNKDPDHSACAAKVEKQFRPLIKILPKVLEGIYKDAKKRIAKDGMVVAVGYVEMFDGDKTCWDNGFIGPADRAYINSVFKRVNRAVRIAARKARVDQYIPGDHQTAVTSTCGVPFLRWSSFTGLPELAYPMHPTFAGAVMTSRALSSMYLAKHPYNVRPTTVEPASEEGDESVAPTTQATPKAAPSTKTEPSAKVTSSPKSTTAPKTTDTPSTPAAEPAA, from the coding sequence ATGCTTCGCAAGGCTTCTAGTCTCGCCCTCGGTTCTCTGCTGGCGGTGGGCCTCACAGTGGCTGTTTCGCCAGCAGGTTTTGCCGACTCTGCTCCCGCTGCCGCCCCCTCAGTTTCACAACCGGCAGTGCCTACTGCCCTGCTTACTGCTGCACACCAGCGTCCTGCTGCTGATGATGCGCAGGCTCCGGATCGTCATGCGTTGGATATTGACTTCGATGCTTTGACGAAGCCGCTTGATGAGCCGAACTATGTGGCTATTGGGGATTCGTACTCCATCGCATCCTTTGCCCCCACCACCATTTGGGAGCCGTGTTTCCGTAACTGGCTGGATTACCCGCATCTCACTTCCGCTCAGACGGGGTTACCGCTGGTGGAGCCGGCCTGTATTGGCGGTAGTGGTACCGGCTACTGGTATTCGTCGAAGATGAAGGGTACCGATATGGCGGTGAAGGTGCCGTATCGGGAGCTGCTGAATAAGCAGACCAAGCTGGTGACCATCAACCTAGGCTTGAATGACATCATGCTGGCGTACAACAAGAAGTTGGTGCGCGAGTGCATGGATGCGGCCTACGACAACAAAGACCCAGACCATAGTGCGTGCGCGGCGAAGGTGGAGAAACAGTTCCGTCCTCTCATTAAGATTTTGCCGAAGGTGCTGGAGGGCATTTACAAGGACGCCAAGAAGCGCATTGCGAAGGACGGCATGGTGGTGGCCGTCGGCTATGTGGAGATGTTTGACGGCGACAAGACGTGCTGGGATAACGGTTTTATTGGCCCGGCTGACCGCGCCTACATCAACTCGGTGTTTAAGCGGGTAAACCGGGCGGTGCGTATTGCTGCCCGTAAAGCCCGTGTGGACCAGTACATTCCGGGCGACCATCAGACGGCGGTGACGTCGACGTGCGGTGTACCTTTCCTGCGTTGGTCCAGCTTTACCGGTTTGCCAGAGTTGGCGTACCCCATGCATCCGACTTTTGCGGGCGCCGTCATGACATCCCGTGCGCTGAGCTCCATGTATTTGGCGAAGCATCCATACAACGTTCGTCCCACCACAGTTGAGCCTGCTTCCGAGGAGGGTGACGAGTCCGTCGCACCGACCACCCAGGCGACACCTAAGGCTGCACCATCAACCAAGACTGAACCATCGGCCAAGGTGACGTCCTCACCGAAGTCCACTACCGCACCGAAGACCACCGACACACCTTCTACCCCAGCTGCGGAACCAGCCGCCTAA
- a CDS encoding ABC transporter permease, giving the protein MPKHPENPTAQPTDTAKHHTGAHPATQPATTASQPAGNPIELSANNPQEISADTFVAEVDQLEPDTPPAGMWMEAWRRLRVRPLFWISVTIIVLVLLIAAFPGLFTHIDPTEGNLLNSLENAKPGHPFGFTQQGYDVYARVIYGARASVVVGISVTLFVTLIGVLMGALAGYYGGFLDSLLSRITDIFFAIPLLLAGIVLMQLFPQRTIGTVILVLSVFGWAQMARVVRGAVITAKNNDYVLAARAVGKSRLSILFTHVLPNCLAPIIVMATTSLGVFIVAEATLSFLGIGLPSTTISWGNDISVAQQTLRQAPLTLFWPSLALALTVLGFILLGDALKDALDPKEQRRGRKG; this is encoded by the coding sequence ATGCCTAAACACCCTGAAAACCCCACCGCCCAGCCCACAGACACCGCCAAACACCACACCGGTGCCCACCCGGCTACACAGCCTGCCACCACTGCCAGCCAGCCAGCCGGTAACCCCATTGAGCTCAGCGCCAACAACCCGCAGGAAATCTCTGCGGATACGTTCGTGGCAGAAGTCGACCAGCTGGAACCCGATACTCCACCCGCCGGCATGTGGATGGAAGCCTGGCGTCGCCTGCGCGTCCGCCCCCTCTTCTGGATCTCCGTCACCATCATCGTTCTGGTCCTCCTCATCGCCGCCTTCCCCGGCCTCTTTACCCACATCGACCCCACCGAAGGCAACCTCCTCAACTCCCTAGAAAACGCCAAGCCCGGCCACCCCTTTGGCTTCACCCAACAGGGCTACGACGTGTACGCCCGCGTCATCTACGGTGCCCGCGCCTCCGTCGTCGTCGGCATCTCCGTCACCCTCTTCGTCACCCTTATCGGCGTCCTCATGGGAGCCCTCGCCGGCTACTACGGCGGCTTCCTCGACTCGCTGCTCAGCCGCATCACCGACATCTTCTTCGCTATCCCCCTGCTGCTGGCCGGCATCGTCCTCATGCAGCTCTTCCCGCAACGCACCATCGGCACCGTCATCCTCGTCCTCTCCGTCTTTGGCTGGGCACAGATGGCCCGCGTGGTGCGCGGCGCCGTCATCACCGCAAAGAATAACGACTACGTGCTGGCCGCCCGGGCAGTCGGCAAGTCTCGCCTCTCTATCCTTTTCACCCACGTCCTCCCCAACTGCCTGGCCCCCATCATCGTCATGGCCACCACCTCCCTGGGCGTCTTCATCGTCGCGGAAGCTACTCTGTCCTTCCTCGGTATCGGCCTGCCCTCCACTACCATCAGCTGGGGCAACGACATCTCCGTCGCCCAGCAGACACTCCGCCAAGCCCCCCTCACCCTCTTCTGGCCCTCCCTCGCCCTCGCCCTCACCGTGCTCGGCTTCATCCTGCTCGGTGACGCACTGAAGGACGCCCTGGACCCGAAGGAACAACGCCGCGGACGGAAGGGATAA
- the acs gene encoding acetate--CoA ligase, translating to MSTTEQAATPHNPGEQLLDPAAPVTRLDQGAITIDDDIVEYWETAARDLDWDTPWTTVLDWSDTPRARWFDGGTLNAAANCLDRHVDAGRGEVIAYHWIGEDPNDTRDITYRELLDEVCKAANYLTTLGLRTGDRAAIYLPGIPEAVITMLACARLGIIHTVVFGGFSAPALRQRLIDSGARIVITSDGQFRSGKALALKTIVDDALSTPAEDEDGELHVESVLVVKRTGQDTPMKEGRDFWWHDVVDPQSTTHRYRPMPAENPLFLLYTSGTTGKPKGVIHSTGGYLVGALSTMLSSFDFVTADRRVNLTKDIYWCTADIGWITGHTYAVYGPLLTGTTSVMYEGVYNYPTFHRHFEIIEKYGVTVYYTSPTLVRSLAGQGHQIPESHDLSNLRLLGTVGEPIGEKAWHWFRDHIGDGTTPVVDTWWQTETGSHAIRPRWRYKPLKAGSAQQPVSGIAVAIVDEQGEEVPNGEEGFLVITHPWPSMLRGVWGDEGRFYRAYFKQFAHKGYYVTGDRAKRDEDGDIWILGRADDVINVAGHRLSTAEIESVIGSAYDVAETAVIGVPDESKGEIVVAYVVVRGRSHHLLEDQEAAEKLAADLRESVSQQISPIAKPARVYFVGDLPRTRSGKIMRRVVRALDTDKPLGDLSTLVDPGIVDHIRDERTNRGAF from the coding sequence ATGTCCACCACAGAACAGGCAGCTACTCCCCACAACCCCGGTGAACAGCTCCTAGACCCTGCCGCCCCCGTCACCCGCCTCGACCAAGGCGCCATCACCATTGATGACGACATCGTCGAATACTGGGAAACTGCCGCCCGAGACCTTGACTGGGACACCCCCTGGACCACCGTCCTCGACTGGAGCGACACCCCTCGCGCCCGCTGGTTCGACGGCGGCACTCTCAACGCCGCAGCCAACTGCCTCGACCGCCACGTCGACGCGGGCCGCGGAGAGGTCATCGCCTACCACTGGATCGGCGAAGACCCCAACGACACCCGCGACATCACCTACCGCGAACTCCTCGATGAGGTGTGCAAAGCCGCCAACTATCTGACCACCCTCGGCCTCCGCACTGGCGACCGCGCCGCCATCTACCTCCCCGGCATCCCCGAAGCCGTCATCACCATGTTGGCCTGCGCCCGCCTCGGCATCATCCACACCGTCGTCTTCGGCGGCTTCAGCGCACCAGCACTGCGTCAACGCCTCATCGACTCCGGCGCCCGCATCGTCATCACCTCCGACGGCCAATTCCGTAGCGGCAAAGCCCTCGCCCTCAAAACCATCGTCGACGACGCGCTCAGCACCCCCGCCGAGGATGAAGACGGTGAGCTACACGTGGAATCCGTGCTGGTGGTAAAACGCACCGGCCAAGACACCCCCATGAAGGAGGGCCGCGACTTCTGGTGGCACGACGTCGTCGACCCTCAGTCCACCACCCACCGCTACCGGCCCATGCCCGCCGAAAACCCGCTGTTCCTGCTCTACACCAGCGGCACCACCGGCAAACCCAAGGGCGTCATCCACTCCACCGGCGGCTACCTGGTGGGAGCACTATCCACCATGCTCTCCAGCTTCGACTTCGTCACCGCTGACCGACGCGTCAACCTTACTAAAGACATCTACTGGTGCACCGCCGACATCGGCTGGATTACCGGCCACACCTACGCTGTCTACGGACCCCTGCTGACCGGTACCACCTCCGTCATGTACGAGGGCGTCTACAACTATCCCACCTTCCACCGGCACTTCGAGATCATCGAAAAATATGGGGTGACGGTGTACTACACCTCACCTACTCTGGTCCGATCCCTCGCCGGCCAAGGCCACCAGATCCCCGAATCGCACGACCTGTCCAACCTCCGCCTGCTGGGCACCGTCGGTGAACCCATCGGCGAAAAAGCCTGGCACTGGTTCCGTGACCACATTGGTGACGGCACTACTCCCGTCGTGGACACCTGGTGGCAAACCGAAACCGGCTCCCACGCCATCCGCCCCCGCTGGCGCTATAAGCCGCTGAAAGCCGGCTCTGCCCAGCAACCCGTCAGCGGCATCGCCGTCGCCATTGTCGACGAGCAGGGCGAAGAAGTACCCAACGGGGAAGAAGGATTCCTCGTCATCACCCACCCGTGGCCCAGTATGCTGCGCGGCGTGTGGGGAGACGAAGGCCGCTTCTACCGTGCCTACTTCAAGCAGTTCGCCCACAAGGGCTACTACGTTACCGGTGACCGCGCGAAGCGAGACGAGGACGGGGACATTTGGATTCTGGGCCGCGCCGACGACGTCATTAACGTAGCCGGGCACCGGCTGTCCACCGCCGAGATCGAGTCTGTGATCGGTAGCGCCTACGATGTGGCGGAAACCGCCGTCATTGGGGTGCCCGACGAGAGCAAGGGCGAGATTGTGGTGGCCTACGTGGTGGTGCGTGGCCGTTCCCACCATCTGTTGGAGGACCAGGAGGCTGCCGAGAAACTGGCCGCCGACCTGCGGGAGAGTGTCTCCCAGCAGATTTCTCCCATTGCTAAGCCGGCCCGCGTCTACTTTGTAGGCGACCTGCCGCGCACCCGTTCTGGCAAGATTATGCGCCGAGTGGTGCGGGCGTTGGATACGGACAAGCCACTGGGTGACCTGTCCACCTTGGTGGATCCGGGCATTGTGGACCACATCCGCGACGAGCGCACCAACCGTGGCGCGTTCTAG
- a CDS encoding ABC transporter permease — translation MGWYIIKRIGQMVPVFFGATFLIYAMVFLTPGDPVAALAGDKPLTPELVTALRDQYHLNDPFIVQYGLYLKGIFTGDFGTTFSGRPVIDEISRAFPITVKLAIMALVIETVFGIGFGVVAGLKKGGWFDSTLLVVSLVIIAVPTFVLGFVARFLFGIKWGIVPPTVGGDPSFVNLLLPAFVLGLVSFAYVLRLTRSSISEVMEADYVRTATAKGLSRPVVVVRHILRNSLIPVVTFIGTDLAGLMGGAIVTEGIFNVPGIGGLVYRAVMLGEAPTVVSIVTLLVIIYMLANLLIDLLYAALDPRIRYA, via the coding sequence ATGGGCTGGTACATCATTAAACGGATAGGGCAAATGGTCCCTGTCTTCTTCGGCGCCACCTTCCTCATCTACGCCATGGTGTTCCTCACCCCCGGCGACCCGGTGGCAGCCCTCGCAGGTGACAAACCCCTCACCCCCGAACTCGTCACCGCCCTCCGCGACCAATACCACCTCAATGACCCCTTTATCGTCCAATACGGGCTCTACCTCAAAGGTATCTTCACCGGAGACTTCGGCACCACCTTCAGTGGCCGCCCCGTCATCGACGAAATTTCCCGCGCCTTCCCCATCACGGTGAAACTCGCCATCATGGCACTCGTCATCGAAACCGTCTTCGGCATTGGCTTCGGCGTCGTTGCCGGCCTGAAGAAGGGCGGCTGGTTCGACTCCACCCTGCTGGTAGTCTCGCTGGTCATCATTGCCGTCCCCACCTTCGTCCTCGGCTTCGTCGCCCGCTTCCTCTTCGGCATCAAGTGGGGCATCGTCCCGCCCACCGTCGGCGGCGACCCCAGCTTCGTCAACCTCCTGCTACCCGCCTTCGTACTGGGGTTGGTGTCCTTCGCCTACGTCCTCCGCCTTACCCGCTCCAGCATTTCTGAAGTAATGGAAGCCGACTATGTGCGCACCGCCACCGCTAAAGGCCTCAGCCGGCCCGTCGTGGTGGTCCGCCACATCCTGCGCAACTCACTGATCCCCGTCGTCACCTTCATTGGCACCGACCTGGCCGGCCTGATGGGAGGCGCCATCGTCACCGAAGGCATCTTTAACGTGCCCGGTATCGGTGGCCTGGTCTACCGGGCCGTCATGCTCGGCGAGGCCCCCACCGTGGTATCTATCGTCACCCTACTCGTCATAATCTACATGCTGGCTAACCTGCTGATTGACCTCCTCTACGCTGCCCTCGACCCGAGGATCCGCTATGCCTAA
- a CDS encoding dipeptide ABC transporter ATP-binding protein: MTDRTPLLEVKNLNIAFGSVKDPKPTVHDVNFQIYPGETVAIVGESGSGKSTTAHAIIDLLPGSGHVTSGSITFTGDELVGASSTKMTSLRGSQIGLVPQDPMTNLNPVWTIGRQITEALAANNVAKGAAAKKRACELLAEAGMPNPETHLKQYPHEFSGGMCQRALIAIGLHARPALLIADEPTSALDVTVQKQILDHLQGLIETLGTAVLLITHDLGLAAERASRVIVMQHGRIVEQGPSREILTNPQHPYTKQLIAAAPSLAARRSETRHQRAIDGGLTLLEVKGATKRFLLPDSRPWKKNYFTAVDKVDLAIRQMHTTAIVGESGSGKSTLAKMMLGLLEPTEGEVTYEGKSIRKMHRDDELSFRKRVQPVFQNPYGTLDPMWSVFNIIEEPLKVHHLGDKKTRTRRVSEILDRVALPQSMLRRYPMELSGGQQQRVAIARALVLEPELIICDEAVSALDVLVQAQILELLNELQRDLGLTYVFITHDLAVVKQIADDVVVMRDGAIVERGETDELFAHPQQEYTQRLLDAIPGAKILG, translated from the coding sequence ATGACAGACCGCACCCCCCTCCTTGAGGTGAAAAACCTCAACATTGCCTTCGGTTCCGTCAAGGACCCCAAACCCACTGTCCACGACGTCAACTTCCAGATCTACCCCGGCGAAACCGTCGCCATTGTCGGCGAATCCGGCTCTGGCAAGTCCACCACTGCCCACGCCATCATCGACCTCCTCCCCGGCAGCGGCCACGTCACCAGCGGCTCCATCACCTTCACAGGTGACGAACTGGTCGGCGCCAGCAGTACCAAGATGACGTCCCTACGCGGCAGCCAAATCGGCTTGGTCCCCCAAGACCCCATGACCAACCTCAACCCAGTGTGGACCATCGGCCGGCAGATCACCGAAGCGCTCGCCGCCAACAACGTCGCCAAAGGCGCCGCCGCCAAAAAACGCGCCTGCGAACTCCTGGCCGAAGCCGGTATGCCCAACCCGGAAACCCACCTCAAGCAGTACCCGCATGAGTTCTCCGGCGGCATGTGCCAGCGCGCCCTCATCGCCATCGGCCTGCATGCCCGCCCCGCCCTCCTCATCGCCGACGAGCCCACCTCCGCCCTCGACGTCACCGTCCAGAAACAGATCCTTGACCACCTGCAGGGCCTCATCGAGACCCTCGGCACCGCCGTCCTCCTCATCACCCACGACCTCGGCCTCGCCGCCGAACGCGCCAGCCGCGTCATCGTCATGCAGCACGGCCGTATCGTCGAACAAGGCCCCTCCCGGGAGATCCTCACTAACCCGCAGCACCCCTACACCAAGCAGCTCATCGCCGCCGCCCCCAGCCTGGCCGCCCGCCGCTCCGAAACCCGCCACCAGCGAGCCATCGACGGCGGCCTCACCCTCCTTGAGGTGAAAGGCGCCACCAAGCGCTTCCTGCTGCCCGACTCCCGCCCCTGGAAAAAGAACTACTTCACCGCCGTCGACAAGGTAGATCTAGCCATCCGCCAAATGCACACCACCGCCATTGTCGGCGAATCCGGCTCCGGCAAATCCACCCTCGCCAAAATGATGCTGGGTCTGCTGGAACCCACCGAAGGTGAGGTAACTTACGAGGGCAAATCCATCCGCAAGATGCACCGTGACGACGAGCTGAGCTTCCGCAAACGTGTCCAGCCCGTCTTCCAAAACCCCTACGGCACCCTCGACCCCATGTGGTCGGTCTTCAACATCATCGAAGAGCCCCTCAAAGTACACCACCTGGGCGACAAGAAAACCCGCACCCGGCGCGTCAGCGAAATCCTCGACCGGGTAGCCCTCCCCCAGTCCATGCTGCGCCGCTACCCCATGGAACTCTCCGGTGGCCAACAGCAGCGCGTCGCCATCGCCCGCGCCCTCGTGTTGGAGCCGGAACTCATCATCTGTGACGAGGCTGTCTCCGCCCTGGATGTACTGGTGCAGGCGCAGATCCTGGAGCTGCTCAACGAGCTCCAGCGGGACCTCGGTCTCACCTACGTGTTCATCACCCACGATTTGGCGGTGGTGAAGCAGATCGCCGACGACGTGGTCGTGATGCGCGATGGCGCCATTGTGGAGCGCGGGGAGACGGACGAACTGTTCGCCCACCCGCAGCAGGAATACACGCAACGGCTGTTGGACGCTATCCCCGGCGCAAAGATCCTCGGCTAG
- a CDS encoding peptide ABC transporter substrate-binding protein, translating into MDPSTPSTGSTGSTASSATRPRRLPRTLIAGASALLLAGSLATLTACGGGDDTTPPGVIRVYGSEPQHPLIPTNTNETGGGDILRYLFTGLTQYDNDGTMEMAHAKSITANSNSTQFTITLKPGWIFSNGEPVTAQSYVDAWNYGACGKNLQLNQSFFSTIEGYKDVIPADNTNCHMRGLTVTSPLSFTVTLNQPEAGFPLRLGHTPYMPLPRVAYQDMKAFGEHPIGNGPYKLIDGQAWLHNDRVMTEVNPTFKGDPKARNEGIWWIFYTNPDTAYADLLGGMLDTVGSTVGPTALPNFQTDFPHSNSNKPTASSTAFVVPEWLPHFKGEEGRLRRAALSMSINRPLITEKIFFGTRTPAKEFTSPTLGDVDLNVPGASVLTYNPTKARQLWKQANTISHWSGTFQIGYNADGGHQQWVDAVCNNLHQTLGITAHGKAYPTFKQLRDEITQRTITVAFRSGWMGDYPSVYNFLEPLYVTGASANDGNYSSPEFDRLISQAAASSSIAESKKYYRKAQAILMRDLPAIPLWYPNASTSWNPELRNVHIMWNGYPNYTLIQKPTPAKEK; encoded by the coding sequence ATGGACCCCTCCACCCCCTCCACCGGCTCCACCGGCTCCACCGCTTCCTCGGCCACCCGTCCCCGACGGCTCCCCCGCACCCTTATCGCCGGCGCCAGCGCACTCCTTCTGGCGGGCAGCCTAGCCACCCTCACCGCTTGCGGTGGTGGAGACGACACCACCCCGCCCGGCGTCATTCGCGTCTACGGGTCCGAACCCCAACACCCCCTCATCCCCACCAACACCAACGAGACCGGCGGCGGCGACATCCTCCGCTACCTCTTCACCGGCCTTACCCAGTACGACAACGACGGCACGATGGAAATGGCCCACGCCAAATCCATCACTGCCAACAGCAACTCCACCCAATTCACCATCACCCTCAAACCCGGCTGGATCTTCAGCAACGGCGAACCCGTCACCGCGCAAAGCTACGTCGACGCCTGGAACTATGGGGCCTGCGGCAAAAACCTCCAACTCAACCAAAGCTTCTTTAGCACTATCGAGGGCTACAAAGACGTCATCCCCGCCGACAACACCAACTGCCACATGCGGGGCCTCACCGTCACCAGCCCACTCAGCTTCACCGTCACCCTCAACCAGCCCGAAGCTGGCTTCCCCCTCCGCCTGGGCCACACCCCCTATATGCCGCTTCCCCGCGTCGCCTACCAGGACATGAAAGCCTTCGGCGAACACCCCATCGGCAATGGCCCCTACAAACTCATCGATGGCCAAGCATGGCTGCACAACGACCGGGTCATGACGGAAGTCAATCCCACCTTCAAAGGCGACCCCAAAGCCCGCAATGAAGGCATCTGGTGGATCTTCTACACCAATCCCGACACCGCCTACGCAGACCTCCTCGGAGGCATGCTCGACACCGTCGGCAGCACCGTCGGCCCCACCGCCCTCCCCAACTTCCAAACCGATTTCCCCCACAGCAACAGCAACAAACCCACCGCCAGCTCCACCGCCTTCGTCGTCCCAGAGTGGCTCCCCCACTTCAAAGGCGAAGAAGGACGCCTCCGCCGCGCCGCCCTCTCCATGTCCATCAACCGGCCGCTCATCACGGAGAAAATCTTCTTCGGCACCCGCACCCCTGCCAAAGAATTTACCTCCCCCACTCTGGGCGACGTGGACCTCAATGTCCCCGGCGCCAGCGTCCTCACCTACAACCCCACAAAAGCCCGCCAATTGTGGAAACAGGCCAACACAATCAGCCACTGGAGCGGCACCTTCCAGATTGGTTACAACGCTGACGGCGGCCACCAGCAGTGGGTCGACGCCGTCTGCAATAACCTCCACCAAACCCTCGGCATCACCGCCCACGGCAAGGCCTACCCCACCTTCAAACAATTACGCGACGAAATCACCCAACGTACCATCACAGTAGCCTTCCGCTCCGGCTGGATGGGCGACTATCCCTCCGTCTATAACTTCCTTGAACCCCTCTACGTAACAGGCGCCTCCGCCAACGATGGCAATTACTCCTCCCCCGAATTCGACCGGCTCATCTCCCAGGCCGCCGCCTCCTCCTCCATCGCCGAATCGAAGAAGTACTACCGCAAAGCTCAAGCCATCCTCATGCGGGATCTCCCCGCCATCCCCCTGTGGTACCCCAACGCCTCCACCTCCTGGAACCCGGAGTTGCGGAACGTCCACATCATGTGGAACGGCTACCCCAACTACACGCTCATCCAGAAGCCCACACCTGCCAAGGAGAAGTAA
- a CDS encoding lipase family protein, producing the protein MDTMNSFPSTSLLRRTILLASATALLLGTAGSYAPSASATPLPIWDTTPTPAFYHTTQAQQGMKHGTLIRSQRVYGNPVLGSHRAYRTVFASRNTFNSPITGSAAVVLPQQVKAGTPIVVINDMINSLGRSCQPSFALDAKRGSVYIQQNKRAYKEALGYLKRGWAVILPDFLGMNSEYGANIMSGRVILDAVEAATNSTIFGLHTSKAVLTGYSGGGMATMYAAAQQPFYSPRSHIIAAAAGGAPVDLPWMVGLFQKLGNIPNPAFGYATGVLIGMEREYGSHRMNVYGRMTPLGKNIVRKSRSLCHDQMLKLSENQTPKTMFGMTDLLSMKDMVAVGRENSLTYYKPIPTMPLFIYGAYTDIGVPLSLMQRVVIRYKKERPQLPIVFAPQIGPNHMDAFRQAQPLVRQWMADRFAGKPAPNTAIAF; encoded by the coding sequence ATGGACACCATGAACAGCTTTCCGAGTACTTCTCTGCTCCGCCGCACTATTCTACTAGCGTCCGCCACCGCACTCCTCCTCGGCACTGCCGGTTCCTACGCACCCTCCGCTTCAGCGACTCCCCTCCCCATCTGGGACACTACCCCTACCCCCGCCTTCTACCACACCACCCAAGCCCAACAGGGCATGAAGCACGGCACCCTCATCCGCTCCCAGCGTGTCTACGGCAACCCCGTACTGGGCAGCCACCGCGCCTACCGCACCGTGTTCGCCTCCCGTAACACCTTCAACAGTCCCATCACTGGCTCTGCCGCCGTCGTCCTCCCCCAGCAAGTGAAGGCCGGCACCCCCATCGTCGTCATCAACGACATGATTAACTCTCTCGGCCGCTCCTGCCAACCCAGCTTCGCCCTTGACGCAAAACGTGGCAGCGTCTACATTCAGCAAAACAAGCGCGCCTACAAGGAAGCCCTCGGCTACCTGAAGCGCGGTTGGGCCGTCATCCTCCCCGACTTTCTCGGCATGAACAGCGAATACGGCGCAAACATTATGAGCGGGCGCGTCATCCTGGATGCTGTTGAAGCAGCCACCAACTCCACCATCTTCGGCCTCCACACCTCCAAGGCTGTCCTCACAGGCTACTCCGGCGGCGGCATGGCAACCATGTACGCGGCCGCCCAGCAGCCCTTCTACTCCCCCCGCAGCCACATCATTGCGGCGGCAGCCGGCGGTGCCCCCGTCGACCTGCCCTGGATGGTTGGACTCTTCCAGAAGCTTGGCAACATCCCCAACCCGGCCTTCGGATATGCCACCGGCGTGCTTATCGGCATGGAGCGCGAATACGGTTCCCACCGTATGAACGTCTACGGGCGCATGACACCCCTCGGGAAGAACATTGTTCGCAAGTCCCGTTCCCTCTGCCATGACCAGATGCTGAAACTGTCCGAAAATCAAACCCCCAAAACCATGTTCGGTATGACGGACCTACTCTCGATGAAGGATATGGTGGCAGTTGGCCGGGAGAATTCCCTCACCTATTACAAGCCGATCCCCACGATGCCGCTGTTCATTTACGGAGCCTACACCGACATTGGTGTGCCCCTCAGCCTGATGCAGCGGGTCGTCATCCGCTACAAGAAGGAACGCCCCCAGCTTCCCATCGTGTTCGCGCCCCAGATTGGCCCCAATCATATGGACGCTTTCCGCCAAGCTCAGCCGTTGGTCCGGCAGTGGATGGCCGATCGTTTCGCTGGGAAACCCGCCCCCAACACGGCCATCGCCTTCTAA